A region from the Rheinheimera mangrovi genome encodes:
- the flgC gene encoding flagellar basal body rod protein FlgC has translation MSLYNVFDIAGSGMSAQQVRLNTTASNMANANSISSSIDQTYRARHPVFATALEQAQQGQEGAKVQVLGIVESDAPLNVEYAPHHPLSDEKGYIYKPNVNIMEEMANMISASRSYETNVQVADAAKQMVSRTLMLGQR, from the coding sequence ATGAGCCTGTATAACGTTTTTGATATAGCTGGGAGCGGCATGTCCGCGCAGCAAGTACGCTTAAATACTACAGCCAGTAATATGGCGAATGCGAACAGCATTAGCAGCAGCATTGACCAAACCTACAGAGCCCGTCACCCCGTGTTTGCTACTGCGCTTGAACAAGCTCAGCAAGGCCAGGAAGGGGCTAAAGTTCAGGTGTTAGGTATTGTGGAATCAGACGCTCCGTTGAATGTTGAATACGCTCCTCATCATCCGCTATCTGATGAAAAAGGTTATATCTACAAGCCTAACGTTAACATTATGGAAGAAATGGCCAATATGATTTCCGCCTCACGCTCTTACGAGACCAATGTGCAGGTGGCTGATGCAGCTAAACAAATGGTCAGCCGCACGCTGATGCTGGGTCAAAGGTAA
- a CDS encoding flagellar basal body P-ring protein FlgI → MKLIQCLFVVLLSAALCFPASAARIKDLTSVQGVRSNQLVGYGLVVGLPGTGEQSPFTEQSFRTMLTNFGINMPAGMKSQIKNVAAVAVHAELPAFSKPGQTIDITVSSMGSAKGLRGGTLLQTFLKGLDGNVYAVAQGSLIVSGLGAEGADGSKILVNTPTVGRIPNGATVEREVPSPFADGDFITFNLNRADFTTAKTLAETINNFIGPGTAQSLDSSSVQVRAPRDMDQRVSYLSTLENLTLEPASQSAKIIINSRTGTIVIGKDVRLFPAAVTHGGLTVTIAENPAVVQPNALAGGDTAVEQNTIIDVRPDQSRMFKFDPGTTLDDLVSTVNAVGAAPGDLMAILEALKEAGAIHGELVVI, encoded by the coding sequence ATGAAACTTATCCAATGCCTTTTTGTAGTTTTGCTGTCAGCCGCTTTGTGTTTTCCGGCTTCAGCCGCCCGAATTAAAGATTTAACCAGCGTACAGGGCGTTCGTAGTAACCAGTTAGTGGGTTATGGTCTGGTTGTCGGCTTGCCTGGCACGGGGGAACAAAGCCCTTTTACTGAGCAGAGCTTCAGAACCATGCTGACAAATTTTGGCATTAATATGCCTGCTGGTATGAAATCTCAGATCAAAAACGTAGCAGCTGTCGCTGTGCATGCTGAACTACCAGCATTTAGCAAACCGGGTCAGACTATTGATATCACTGTATCTTCAATGGGAAGTGCAAAAGGCTTGCGTGGTGGTACTTTGCTGCAAACCTTTCTGAAAGGTTTAGATGGCAATGTTTATGCTGTGGCGCAAGGTTCGCTGATTGTCAGTGGTTTAGGCGCTGAAGGGGCTGATGGTTCAAAAATTTTGGTGAACACGCCAACAGTAGGCCGAATTCCGAATGGTGCAACAGTCGAGCGTGAAGTGCCGTCACCTTTTGCTGATGGTGACTTTATTACCTTTAATTTAAACCGGGCTGATTTCACTACAGCTAAAACGCTGGCCGAAACCATTAATAACTTTATAGGGCCAGGTACAGCGCAATCCCTAGATTCTTCTTCAGTACAAGTTCGTGCTCCTCGAGATATGGACCAGCGTGTTTCCTATTTATCTACCTTGGAGAACTTAACATTGGAGCCCGCCAGTCAGTCGGCAAAAATAATTATCAACTCCAGAACCGGTACCATAGTGATAGGAAAGGACGTACGTCTATTCCCGGCAGCTGTGACTCATGGTGGCTTGACTGTGACTATTGCCGAGAATCCAGCTGTAGTGCAACCCAATGCTTTGGCTGGCGGAGATACTGCTGTAGAGCAAAACACTATTATTGATGTCAGACCTGATCAATCCAGGATGTTTAAATTTGATCCGGGTACTACGCTTGACGACTTAGTTAGCACCGTCAATGCAGTTGGCGCGGCGCCAGGTGATTTGATGGCCATTTTAGAAGCCTTAAAAGAAGCGGGCGCCATTCATGGTGAACTTGTGGTGATCTAA
- the flgG gene encoding flagellar basal-body rod protein FlgG — protein MHPALWISKTGLDAKQRDISVISNNLANASTIGFKKSRAVFEDLLYQNINQPGGRSSQNSELPNGLMLGAGTKVVATQKSFTQGNMVTTEGSLDVMIQGHGFFEVLMPDGTTSYSRNGQFTTNSEGNLVTSGAGYQIQPNIVIPEDAQSITISQDGEVSVRLPGQVDQAVVGQLTVTNFVNPAGLEPVGQNLFTATAASGDPVQGIPGLEGRGILVQGALETSNVNVTEELVSLIESQRVYEMNSKVISTVDQMLGTAIQQL, from the coding sequence ATGCATCCAGCTCTATGGATCAGTAAAACCGGTTTGGACGCGAAGCAGCGTGATATTTCGGTGATTTCAAATAACCTGGCCAACGCCAGCACTATTGGCTTTAAGAAAAGCCGCGCTGTATTTGAAGACTTGTTGTATCAGAACATTAATCAGCCTGGTGGTCGTTCGTCACAAAACTCAGAGTTGCCGAATGGCTTGATGTTAGGCGCAGGTACTAAAGTGGTCGCGACTCAAAAAAGCTTTACCCAAGGCAATATGGTCACCACAGAAGGTAGTCTGGATGTGATGATCCAGGGACACGGCTTTTTCGAAGTACTAATGCCTGACGGCACCACTTCTTACAGTCGTAATGGCCAGTTTACTACGAACAGTGAAGGTAATCTGGTGACCTCAGGCGCAGGTTATCAAATTCAGCCGAATATAGTGATCCCCGAAGATGCCCAAAGCATCACTATCTCACAGGATGGCGAAGTGTCTGTGCGTTTACCTGGCCAGGTCGATCAGGCGGTAGTGGGGCAGTTAACAGTCACTAACTTTGTCAATCCGGCAGGTTTAGAACCTGTAGGTCAAAACTTATTTACTGCAACGGCCGCCAGCGGTGATCCGGTTCAAGGTATTCCTGGTCTGGAAGGGCGAGGCATTCTGGTGCAGGGCGCTTTGGAAACGTCAAACGTCAATGTGACGGAAGAACTGGTCAGCCTGATTGAAAGTCAGCGCGTGTATGAAATGAATTCCAAAGTGATTTCAACTGTTGATCAGATGCTGGGTACCGCTATTCAGCAGCTGTAG
- the flgH gene encoding flagellar basal body L-ring protein FlgH: MNKLILLVLTVQLCVGCAGSFNEPMPDDPNFAPLPPEPEAVPLSNNGSLFAQGLSNGLYSDNKARRPGDIITVVLRENTQASKKAKTEFGKDSKASFDPIVGLAGRDVSVLGNTLQFGANSTSDFKGDSKADQSNSLTGDISVNVLRVMSNGNLVIRGEKWLTLNTGKEFIRLTGVIRAEDIDSKNTVESTKIANARIEYSGTGATHGGQGPGWLTRFFNGVLWPF; this comes from the coding sequence ATGAACAAGTTAATTCTGCTCGTTTTAACAGTGCAACTTTGTGTGGGTTGTGCAGGCAGCTTTAATGAGCCAATGCCGGATGACCCGAACTTTGCGCCTTTACCTCCTGAGCCTGAAGCAGTACCGCTGTCTAACAACGGCTCCTTGTTTGCGCAAGGGTTGTCTAATGGGCTGTACTCAGATAACAAAGCGCGCCGTCCAGGTGACATCATTACTGTGGTGCTGAGAGAAAATACGCAAGCCAGCAAAAAAGCTAAAACTGAGTTTGGTAAAGACAGCAAAGCAAGTTTTGATCCTATAGTGGGTTTAGCAGGTCGTGACGTCAGTGTGCTTGGCAATACGCTACAGTTTGGTGCCAACTCAACCTCAGACTTTAAAGGTGATTCAAAAGCGGACCAAAGCAACAGTTTAACGGGTGACATTTCGGTGAACGTATTGCGGGTGATGTCAAATGGTAATCTGGTGATCCGTGGCGAAAAATGGCTGACACTGAATACGGGCAAAGAGTTTATTCGTTTAACTGGCGTGATCCGTGCTGAAGATATTGATTCAAAAAATACAGTCGAGTCGACCAAAATCGCCAACGCCCGTATTGAATACAGTGGCACAGGTGCGACTCATGGTGGTCAGGGACCTGGCTGGTTAACCCGCTTCTTTAACGGTGTGTTGTGGCCGTTTTAA
- a CDS encoding chemotaxis protein CheV yields the protein MAGILDSVNQRTQLVGQNRLELLLFRLSGRQRFGINVFKVREVLQCPPLTAIPKRNKYVRGIAHIRGQTISVIDLSLATGGRAIENTKDCFIIIAEYNRSVQGFLVQSVERIININWASIMPPPKGTGGKQSYLTAITEIDKELVEIIDVEKILEEISPSPTTISSNVLTSTISEDLGDRLILIADDSAVARNQVKRALEGLGVKMHLVNNGREALTYLQETAAACQGSVTDKVGLLISDIEMPEMDGYTLTAEIRLDPRLKPLHVILHTSLSGVFNQQMVQKVGADDFIAKFNPDELAESVRKWLHTD from the coding sequence ATGGCGGGTATTCTGGATTCAGTCAATCAGCGCACTCAATTGGTTGGGCAAAACAGACTGGAGCTTTTATTATTCCGCTTAAGTGGTCGCCAGCGTTTTGGTATTAATGTGTTTAAAGTACGTGAAGTACTGCAATGCCCGCCATTAACTGCTATCCCTAAACGAAACAAATACGTCAGGGGTATAGCGCATATCCGCGGCCAGACAATTTCCGTTATTGACTTAAGTCTGGCAACAGGTGGTCGCGCCATCGAAAACACCAAAGACTGCTTTATTATCATTGCCGAATACAATCGTTCAGTGCAGGGGTTTTTAGTTCAGTCTGTTGAACGTATTATCAATATCAACTGGGCTTCAATTATGCCACCGCCAAAAGGAACTGGTGGTAAGCAAAGTTACCTGACTGCTATTACTGAAATTGATAAAGAGCTGGTCGAAATTATTGATGTTGAAAAAATTCTGGAAGAAATTTCTCCTTCACCAACCACCATCAGCAGTAATGTGCTGACGTCGACGATCAGTGAAGATTTAGGTGACAGATTAATTCTGATCGCTGATGATTCTGCCGTAGCACGGAATCAGGTAAAACGCGCGTTGGAAGGCTTAGGGGTGAAAATGCATCTGGTCAACAATGGCCGTGAAGCTTTAACTTACCTGCAAGAAACCGCGGCAGCCTGTCAAGGCTCGGTCACTGACAAAGTTGGGTTGTTGATTTCTGATATCGAGATGCCAGAAATGGACGGATATACTCTAACCGCTGAAATTCGCTTGGATCCGAGGCTTAAACCACTGCATGTTATTTTGCATACTTCGCTCAGCGGTGTATTCAACCAGCAGATGGTGCAAAAAGTTGGCGCAGACGATTTTATTGCGAAATTTAACCCGGATGAGTTAGCCGAGTCCGTGCGGAAATGGTTGCATACTGATTAG
- the flgM gene encoding flagellar biosynthesis anti-sigma factor FlgM, producing the protein MAINVNTGLPVTQQVKADKAEQQNIQKQQVVQQQAVQQQATTGTAAQKQDSVSLTSQAQQFSKAQEKAKTSSGIDQEKVDKIKQEISEGKYKVNVEQLARRIVQFESEFFSKK; encoded by the coding sequence ATGGCGATCAATGTAAATACAGGCCTGCCAGTCACTCAACAAGTGAAAGCGGACAAGGCCGAACAACAAAACATTCAAAAACAGCAAGTTGTACAACAACAGGCCGTTCAGCAGCAGGCCACTACAGGCACAGCTGCACAAAAACAGGATTCAGTATCGCTGACTTCTCAGGCGCAGCAATTCAGCAAAGCCCAGGAAAAAGCAAAAACCAGCTCAGGTATTGATCAAGAAAAAGTTGATAAGATCAAACAAGAGATTTCTGAAGGCAAATACAAAGTGAACGTAGAACAACTGGCGCGTCGTATCGTGCAGTTTGAAAGCGAATTTTTCAGTAAAAAATGA
- the flgE gene encoding flagellar hook protein FlgE encodes MSFNIALSGLAAAQKDIDTTANNIANVNTTGFKESRAEFADVYAASVFSSNKTKVGDGVTTSKVAQQFSQGSLKFTNNSLDLAITGDGFFAVAPEIGNRDYSYTRAGAFKLDKNNFISDNNGGFLQGFPVNPANGNTTSVSLSTTQPIQIPNTAGAPRATSNVFVTMNVDSRNTPPTVAFNPVDPASYNGTTSTTIYDSLGEPHILTMYFRREAPTTDNDWEVYVVMDDNNTVPASPSGGPLTPNSAIGPITMDFDATGVPSLPTSASLPNIILPAGVGTGLNDPLNGYLTNGAQFSNDITVQFRDESGTKLPTQYASKFEVGTLGQDGTTVGRLTSVDIDAAGKVMASYSNGDQTYLAQVAMVKFANPQGLTQSGNTSWRESLLSGEALAGEANSGTFGSINASALESSNVNLTNELVDLIAAQRNFQANSRALEVNSTLQNTVLQIR; translated from the coding sequence ATGAGTTTTAATATAGCGTTAAGTGGCCTGGCCGCCGCTCAAAAGGATATTGATACCACTGCGAATAACATCGCCAACGTCAATACCACGGGCTTTAAAGAATCACGGGCTGAATTTGCGGATGTATATGCGGCTTCAGTATTCAGTTCAAACAAAACTAAAGTAGGTGACGGTGTTACGACGTCGAAAGTGGCGCAGCAGTTTTCTCAGGGTTCGTTAAAATTTACCAATAACTCACTGGATTTAGCTATTACCGGTGACGGTTTTTTTGCGGTCGCGCCTGAGATTGGTAACCGTGATTATTCCTACACCAGAGCTGGTGCCTTTAAGCTGGATAAAAACAATTTTATCTCTGACAATAATGGTGGCTTTCTACAGGGATTTCCTGTGAACCCTGCGAATGGCAACACCACATCAGTTAGCTTAAGCACCACTCAGCCTATACAGATCCCAAACACGGCGGGCGCGCCAAGAGCGACCTCGAACGTGTTTGTTACCATGAATGTGGACTCTCGCAATACGCCCCCTACAGTCGCTTTTAATCCCGTAGATCCGGCAAGTTACAATGGAACCACCTCTACTACTATTTATGATAGTTTGGGTGAGCCTCATATCTTGACCATGTACTTCCGTCGTGAAGCACCAACGACAGATAACGATTGGGAAGTGTATGTGGTGATGGATGACAATAATACTGTTCCTGCTTCGCCTTCAGGTGGTCCGTTAACGCCCAATTCCGCTATTGGTCCTATCACAATGGACTTTGATGCAACAGGTGTTCCTTCTTTACCTACGAGTGCGTCGTTACCGAATATAATTCTGCCGGCTGGCGTAGGTACGGGATTAAACGACCCTCTGAACGGTTATTTAACCAATGGTGCGCAGTTTAGCAATGACATCACTGTGCAGTTCCGTGATGAAAGTGGTACAAAATTGCCTACTCAGTATGCTTCTAAATTTGAAGTGGGTACTTTGGGTCAGGATGGCACCACAGTGGGACGATTAACTAGCGTAGATATTGATGCGGCAGGTAAGGTTATGGCATCTTATTCTAATGGCGATCAGACCTATTTAGCTCAGGTTGCTATGGTGAAATTTGCTAACCCTCAAGGTTTAACGCAGTCTGGTAACACCTCCTGGCGCGAGAGTTTGCTTTCGGGTGAAGCCTTAGCGGGTGAAGCTAACTCTGGTACTTTTGGTTCTATTAACGCATCAGCACTGGAAAGTTCGAATGTGAACCTGACCAATGAATTGGTCGATTTAATCGCAGCGCAACGTAACTTCCAGGCCAACTCCAGGGCATTGGAGGTTAACAGTACGTTACAAAATACAGTGCTGCAGATCCGATAG
- a CDS encoding flagellar basal body rod protein FlgF, with protein sequence MDHLLYIAMSGAKENMNGISIKANNLANSTTTGFKADLEQARAMQAFGEGLPTRVFSLTERPGQNFDDGSFIITERELDVAVQGKGWLSVQDADGNEAYTRAGNMQLSPTGELQTASGLNVIGEDGPIQLPLPLAKMEIGNDGTISIRPQGAPANVMQEVARLKLVKPEFQDIEKGADGLFRRKDGEVAELDTTVKVMSGAVEGSNVNAVGEMTQMISLQRQFEVQVKMMKTAEEIDRQHNQIMRVV encoded by the coding sequence ATGGACCATTTACTTTATATCGCAATGAGCGGTGCCAAAGAGAACATGAATGGCATCAGTATCAAAGCGAACAACCTTGCAAACAGCACCACAACTGGCTTTAAAGCAGATTTAGAGCAGGCTCGTGCTATGCAGGCTTTTGGTGAAGGTTTGCCTACAAGGGTGTTTTCACTGACTGAACGACCTGGTCAAAATTTTGACGATGGCTCATTTATTATTACAGAGCGTGAGTTAGACGTCGCAGTACAGGGAAAAGGCTGGCTGTCAGTACAGGATGCGGATGGCAATGAAGCCTATACCAGAGCGGGAAATATGCAGCTGAGCCCAACGGGTGAATTGCAAACCGCTTCCGGCCTGAACGTGATAGGTGAAGATGGTCCTATTCAGCTGCCTCTGCCACTAGCCAAAATGGAAATAGGCAACGACGGCACTATCAGTATCCGGCCGCAGGGAGCTCCTGCCAACGTAATGCAGGAAGTGGCCAGACTTAAATTAGTCAAACCTGAGTTTCAGGATATTGAAAAAGGCGCTGACGGTTTATTTCGGCGTAAAGACGGAGAAGTCGCAGAACTGGATACAACGGTCAAAGTGATGAGCGGAGCAGTTGAGGGTAGTAACGTAAATGCCGTTGGCGAAATGACACAGATGATCAGTTTACAGCGTCAGTTTGAAGTACAGGTCAAAATGATGAAAACGGCCGAAGAGATTGATCGGCAACACAATCAAATTATGAGAGTAGTCTAA
- a CDS encoding LPP20 family lipoprotein encodes MIKITTSTLLLALLTGCSMVADRHVEWETVEPQRFPVLKAVGYAPLSQQPGATEQERMLMAMKASKLEAYRELAEQVYGQRIDAKANMQQMMIGNDQLNSSVSGIIRGARVVKTYPVGDVYATELELDFKQVYDLYLNSQPTRRIKNVKYY; translated from the coding sequence ATGATAAAAATTACCACCAGCACATTGTTGCTGGCTTTATTAACGGGCTGCAGTATGGTGGCTGACCGTCACGTGGAATGGGAAACGGTTGAGCCCCAGCGTTTTCCTGTCTTAAAAGCTGTAGGTTATGCTCCACTAAGCCAGCAACCCGGCGCTACAGAACAGGAGCGCATGCTGATGGCGATGAAAGCGTCTAAGCTTGAAGCCTATAGAGAGCTGGCTGAGCAAGTCTATGGCCAAAGAATTGACGCTAAAGCCAATATGCAACAAATGATGATTGGAAATGATCAACTGAATTCATCAGTCAGTGGAATTATCCGCGGCGCTCGTGTAGTGAAAACTTACCCTGTGGGCGATGTGTACGCGACAGAGCTCGAACTGGATTTTAAGCAGGTATACGATTTGTATCTGAACAGTCAGCCAACCCGCCGCATTAAAAATGTGAAGTACTATTGA
- the flgB gene encoding flagellar basal body rod protein FlgB produces MAISFEKAFGLHPDALLIRDKRSQVLAENIANADTPGYKAKDMDFQTALAGAQSRQSGSLGRTDPRHFEISTARHADSQYRIPNQPDTGDGNTVDIHEERNAFTRNSMEYQTTLNFLNSRISGLKKAIGGGTQ; encoded by the coding sequence ATGGCAATCAGCTTCGAAAAAGCATTTGGGCTTCACCCAGATGCACTACTGATCCGTGACAAACGCTCTCAAGTCTTGGCCGAAAATATCGCAAATGCCGATACTCCGGGTTACAAGGCAAAAGACATGGATTTTCAAACTGCATTAGCAGGTGCTCAGTCGCGCCAGTCCGGGTCGCTTGGCCGCACTGATCCTAGGCATTTTGAAATCTCTACAGCCCGCCATGCTGACTCTCAATACCGTATTCCAAATCAGCCTGATACAGGGGATGGCAACACCGTTGATATCCATGAAGAGCGGAATGCCTTTACCCGCAATAGCATGGAGTATCAAACCACGCTGAATTTCCTGAACAGTCGTATAAGCGGCCTGAAAAAGGCCATTGGCGGAGGTACGCAATAA
- a CDS encoding flagellar hook assembly protein FlgD translates to MSNVSNEGSALDGLYWGDKATTTENNNNGALTQSDFFALLTQQLAYQDPTKPVENDQMIAQMTNFTMADGISSLNTNFKDFATTMNSSQALQASSLVGQYVLVKSNKMEFDGENTMVASASFPENATNVKVRIKNADGVVVRSVSIPDSDAVAGRLQLPWNGATDTQALNEDGTPKVNEKGEPVMELAPKGVYTIEVEGTIAGKNEAIVTSVYAPVTSITLGNGTTQGLLLNVLGQGQKKLSDIEEIAT, encoded by the coding sequence ATGAGTAATGTAAGTAATGAAGGCAGTGCCTTAGATGGTTTGTATTGGGGCGATAAAGCCACTACAACGGAAAATAACAACAATGGCGCCTTAACCCAATCTGATTTTTTTGCGCTGTTAACGCAGCAGTTGGCTTATCAGGATCCAACCAAACCGGTTGAAAATGATCAGATGATAGCGCAGATGACCAACTTTACGATGGCTGACGGCATATCTTCGCTGAATACCAACTTTAAAGATTTTGCCACTACGATGAACTCCAGTCAGGCGTTACAGGCGTCCTCTCTCGTGGGGCAGTATGTGTTAGTGAAGTCGAATAAAATGGAATTTGACGGCGAAAACACCATGGTAGCCAGTGCTAGTTTTCCTGAAAACGCAACTAACGTCAAAGTGCGGATTAAAAACGCTGATGGCGTGGTGGTGCGTTCGGTCAGTATTCCTGACTCAGATGCTGTTGCTGGGCGTTTACAACTCCCTTGGAACGGTGCGACCGATACTCAGGCGCTAAATGAAGATGGCACACCAAAAGTGAATGAAAAAGGCGAACCAGTAATGGAACTGGCGCCTAAAGGTGTTTATACCATTGAAGTTGAGGGGACAATTGCAGGTAAAAATGAAGCGATAGTGACCTCTGTATATGCTCCTGTAACCAGTATTACATTAGGCAATGGCACCACCCAGGGTCTACTCCTAAATGTGCTTGGCCAAGGCCAGAAAAAATTATCTGATATTGAAGAAATTGCAACCTAA
- the flgA gene encoding flagellar basal body P-ring formation chaperone FlgA has protein sequence MAFSLQAASFSPQQLTAATKDWLKQQNEIPQDAHSQLSALDSRLGIKECDKALQFSFAGPVTNQATVQIRCQSPKVWQLFVTARFSQQTEAVHSVRNITLGSLITADMLTLGQADLRLARGSLVKTPASVIGARVKRTLSAGQVVTLQDLCLVCKGDIVTISGLNNGLEVRTVGVAQMDGILGDQIQVTNRQSNRTIVAEVVAVKKVAIKF, from the coding sequence GTGGCATTTTCCCTGCAAGCGGCAAGTTTCAGCCCACAACAATTAACTGCGGCAACAAAGGACTGGTTAAAGCAACAAAATGAAATCCCACAGGATGCGCACAGTCAACTATCAGCTCTGGATTCACGTTTAGGAATAAAAGAATGTGATAAGGCTCTGCAGTTTAGTTTTGCCGGGCCAGTGACCAATCAGGCCACAGTGCAAATCCGCTGCCAAAGCCCAAAGGTATGGCAATTGTTTGTCACAGCGCGTTTTAGTCAACAAACTGAAGCTGTGCATAGTGTACGGAATATCACTTTAGGTTCTTTGATCACAGCCGATATGTTAACGCTGGGACAAGCAGATCTGAGGCTGGCCCGTGGTTCTTTAGTGAAAACCCCTGCTTCTGTTATAGGGGCAAGGGTAAAAAGAACCCTGTCTGCCGGACAAGTTGTGACATTGCAGGATCTTTGTCTTGTATGTAAAGGCGATATAGTTACAATTAGTGGTTTGAATAACGGTCTTGAAGTCAGAACTGTTGGTGTAGCCCAGATGGATGGCATTTTGGGTGATCAAATTCAGGTGACCAACAGGCAGTCCAACAGAACCATAGTTGCAGAAGTCGTTGCGGTGAAAAAAGTTGCAATAAAATTTTAA
- the flgN gene encoding flagellar export chaperone FlgN, with protein MSTPHSSILTLLNEQEQHLDVLLLLLQKELDAIRTRDVEALKTNTDEKIQILDLVQTTDEQLTSSPELAEVKQQDWFKEHLQRLEDKLAQCKFQNQVNSQSVEQSQLVIERFKTELLQSRGRAGLTYTNKGKAAQVDKGPGIKA; from the coding sequence ATGAGCACCCCCCATTCTTCTATTCTCACCCTGCTAAACGAACAAGAGCAGCACCTGGATGTGCTGCTTTTGTTGCTTCAAAAGGAGCTGGACGCCATCCGGACCCGCGATGTTGAAGCACTAAAAACTAATACTGATGAAAAAATCCAAATTCTTGATTTAGTTCAGACTACAGACGAGCAATTGACATCGTCGCCTGAGCTTGCTGAGGTAAAGCAGCAAGATTGGTTTAAAGAACACTTACAAAGACTGGAAGACAAGCTGGCTCAATGCAAGTTTCAAAATCAGGTAAACAGTCAAAGCGTAGAGCAAAGCCAACTGGTGATTGAGCGCTTTAAAACAGAGCTGTTGCAGAGCCGTGGTCGTGCTGGTTTAACCTACACCAATAAAGGCAAAGCAGCTCAGGTCGATAAAGGGCCGGGGATCAAAGCTTGA
- a CDS encoding CheR family methyltransferase, producing MLVANKELQESEYRLFRDFLEQQCGIVLGDNKQYLVKSRLAPLMQRFGLSSLSELLNKTLSPFERQLRSAVIDAMTTNETLWFRDNYPYELLKKQILPEFEKDHKTVKIWSAASSSGQEPYSIAMTGLEYQQGRPSAFPMGLHILGTDISNAMLEHCQRAEYDGLALSRGLSPERRSKFFDDSGNGMMRLKDAVRKNVSFRHLNLLDSYTLLGKFDIIFCRNVLIYFSPEVKMKIIKQFSQALNPRGYLFLGASESLSSLNNDFDMVRCNPGIVYRKKT from the coding sequence ATGTTAGTGGCAAACAAAGAACTGCAGGAAAGTGAGTATCGTCTGTTTCGGGATTTCCTCGAGCAGCAGTGCGGTATTGTGCTGGGTGATAACAAACAGTATCTGGTCAAAAGTCGCCTGGCGCCTTTGATGCAGCGCTTTGGTTTGTCGTCGCTTTCTGAACTATTAAACAAAACGTTAAGCCCGTTTGAGAGGCAATTGCGTTCCGCAGTGATTGACGCTATGACCACTAACGAAACTTTGTGGTTTCGTGATAACTACCCCTATGAGCTTCTGAAAAAGCAAATTTTACCTGAATTTGAGAAAGATCATAAAACCGTCAAAATTTGGTCAGCGGCCAGTTCTTCTGGTCAGGAGCCATACTCTATTGCCATGACTGGGCTGGAATACCAGCAGGGGCGTCCCTCTGCATTTCCTATGGGACTGCATATACTAGGCACGGATATCTCCAATGCGATGCTGGAACACTGTCAACGCGCTGAATACGATGGTTTGGCTTTGTCTCGTGGCTTATCGCCCGAGCGGCGTAGTAAATTTTTTGACGATTCCGGTAACGGCATGATGCGGCTAAAAGATGCCGTCCGTAAAAACGTTTCATTCCGCCATTTAAATCTACTCGACAGCTATACGCTGTTGGGCAAATTTGACATTATTTTTTGTCGCAATGTACTGATTTACTTCTCTCCTGAAGTAAAAATGAAAATTATCAAACAGTTCTCACAAGCTCTAAACCCGCGTGGTTACTTGTTTCTTGGCGCTTCTGAGTCTCTCTCCAGCCTGAACAACGACTTTGATATGGTGCGTTGTAATCCTGGCATCGTCTACCGTAAAAAAACCTGA